A genome region from Triticum aestivum cultivar Chinese Spring chromosome 2B, IWGSC CS RefSeq v2.1, whole genome shotgun sequence includes the following:
- the LOC123039838 gene encoding zealexin A1 synthase, with amino-acid sequence MLPAMEGWLRLCLVALFTLLAILLLNLIIGGKCRPAAKKQLPPGPWTLPIIGSLHHVASVLPHRTMMELSRRHGPLMLLRLGEVPTVIVSTAEAAALVMKINALAFAGRPQSTTLDIFSCGGKGIALAPYGDHWRQMLKVSIVELLSSRQVKRLEGIRSEEVGNLVRSIAAAASSGATINLSEKMTALSNHVVTRAVFGGKFSQQEEYLREMAKVFVMMGGFYLVDLFPSSRLVRWLSNGERDMKNSCGRMHHIICDIIKERKTTRAAGVGPDDGDDEDLLDVLLRLQKDGSLEFPLTTECISTVLLDIFAGGTETTGSVLAWAMSELVRHPEIMAKAQQEVREVLGVDRAVITNSDLNKLRYTEMVIKEALRLHPPAPLIPRAAREDCTVMGYDIPKGTNVYINVLAICQDPEYWSSPAEFKPERFENNTVNYNGTYFEFIPFGAGRRQCPGTQFGTSLVEMVLTNILYHFDWKLLDGASLTSFDMSEKFGLTLHRRNDLKLRATTRVLSKATPLE; translated from the exons ATGCTGCCTGCCATGGAAGGGTGGCTACGCTTGTGCTTGGTAGCCCTATTTACCCTACTAGCGATTTTGCTCCTCAACCTGATCATTGGTGGAAAGTGCAGACCGGCTGCCAAGAAACAATTGCCTCCTGGGCCATGGACCCTCCCCATCATCGGCAGCCTCCACCACGTCGCCAGCGTCCTCCCCCACCGCACGATGATGGAGCTATCTCGCCGACACGGGCCGCTGATGCTTCTCAGGCTAGGCGAGGTCCCCACCGTGATCGTCTCCACCGCCGAGGCCGCCGCACTTGTTATGAAGATCAACGCCCTCGCGTTCGCGGGCCGACCGCAGAGCACGACGTTGGACATCTTCAGCTGCGGCGGCAAGGGGATCGCCTTAGCACCCTATGGTGACCACTGGCGCCAGATGCTCAAGGTCTCCATCGTGGAGCTTCTCAGTTCTAGGCAGGTGAAGCGCCTCGAGGGCATCAGGTCCGAGGAGGTGGGCAACCTCGTCcgttccatcgccgccgccgcctcgagtgGTGCCACCATCAACCTAAGCGAGAAGATGACGGCGCTCAGCAACCACGTCGTCACGCGGGCGGTTTTCGGTGGCAAGTTCTCTCAGCAGGAGGAGTACCTCCGGGAGATGGCCAAGGTGTTTGTCATGATGGGCGGCTTCTATCTCGTCGACCTTTTCCCTTCGTCGCGGTTGGTGCGGTGGTTGAGCAATGGTGAGCGTGACATGAAGAATAGCTGTGGCCGCATGCACCACATCATCTGTGACATCATAAAGGAGCGCAAGACCACGCGAGCTGCCGGCGTCGGccccgacgacggcgacgacgaggacCTGCTGGACGTGCTGCTCAGGCTGCAGAAAGACGGCTCGCTGGAATTCCCTCTAACCACAGAGTGTATAAGTACCGTCTTGTTG GACATATTTGCAGGTGGCACGGAAACAACAGGAAGCGTCTTGGCGTGGGCCATGTCGGAGCTTGTGCGACATCCAGAAATTATGGCTAAGGCACAACAAGAAGTACGGGAGGTTCTAGGTGTAGACAGAGCTGTCATTACTAACAGTGATCTCAATAAACTCCGCTACACAGAGATGGTCATCAAGGAGGCCCTTAGGTTGCATCCGCCCGCTCCTCTGATTCCACGCGCGGCTAGAGAGGATTGTACAGTAATGGGTTATGACATACCTAAGGGCACCAATGTTTACATTAATGTCCTCGCAATTTGTCAAGATCCTGAATACTGGAGCAGTCCTGCAGAGTTTAAGCCAGAGAGGTTTGAGAACAACACAGTGAATTACAATGGAACATACTTCGAATTCATTCCCTTCGGGGCTGGGCGACGGCAATGCCCCGGGACTCAGTTTGGCACATCGCTCGTGGAGATGGTGTTAACAAACATTCTGTATCACTTCGACTGGAAGCTTCTTGATGGGGCTAGCCTCACTTCATTTGACATGTCCGAGAAATTTGGGCTTACACTACATAGaaggaatgacctgaaactcagAGCTACTACACGTGTGTTATCCAAAGCTACGCCATTGGAGTGA